From a region of the Solanum stenotomum isolate F172 chromosome 2, ASM1918654v1, whole genome shotgun sequence genome:
- the LOC125856802 gene encoding uncharacterized protein LOC125856802 — MMMENPDEMLTHSNGCKDSKSLVLPTKDLLDSNGRDGTKDSLACEKERSEFWNVQELDDSVFFEDISRNNKHEIRASLLKDDPNEALSNLTSCKRNGNPFACDTADRDHPWSIPKFEDPMIVNFFDDKEKETVVSSAQFTSLSELFGTNTHLYTDKGVLEFKLPESTICYKENYYNIMKDICMDEGVPLMDKIVTESRKYHQPDSSISLAVDEHQPRNTREGVDSEMVSSGESKDLSVENAVKISVDHHTTKEDEDTKSLGPNGINPFLEDNMSKDADKDSSLDVMKITTTAKATNISEKEFDIQNFKESNSDAEQSALQANQIPTFVTAFNSQNTVSAADGTNNNEPGSNFSNNSKSESGAITCDFNLTELALSSSVAKSDKHLPEQSHKLEAVSGQKDGSSDSFSAATQVHFANSVDSCNSSIHADPPNVANLEEKNSGSIPLGVHGHFANGEASFGPASGLISYSGHITHSGNISLRSDSSTTSARSFAFPVLQSEWNSSPVRMAKAERRHYKGWRQSLLCCKF, encoded by the exons ATGATGATGGAAAATCCGGATGAAATGTTAACTCACTCAAATGGTTGCAAGGACTCTAAGTCTTTAGTCTTGCCAACGAAAGATCTACTTGATTCAAATGGTCGTGATGGCACTAAAGACTCTTTGGCGTGTGAAAAGGAGAGGAGCGAATTTTGGAATGTTCAGGAACTTGATGACTCTGTATTTTTCGAAGATatttcaagaaataacaaacatgaaattAGAGCTTCACTTCTGAAAGATGATCCGAACGAAGCCCTGTCTAATTTAACTTCTTGCAAGAGAAATGGAAATCCTTTTGCATGTGATACAGCAGATAGAGATCACCCCTGGAGTATTCCCAAATTTGAGGACCCTATGATTGTGAATTTCTTCGAcgataaagaaaaggaaaccgTGGTCTCTAGTGCACAATTTACCTCTCTTTCAGAGTTGTTTGGTACAAACACTCATTTATACACCGATAAGGGTGTCCTGGAATTCAAATTGCCTGAATCGACAATTTGCTACAAAGAGAATTACTATAACATTATGAAAGACATATGCATGGATGAGGGTGTACCTCTCATGGATAAAATTGTGACTGAAAGCAGGAAATATCATCAACCTGACTCGTCTATTTCTCTAGCTGTTGACGAACATCAGCCTAGAAACACAAGGGAAGGTGTTGACAGTGAAATGGTCTCATCCGGTGAGTCCAAAGATTTATCAGTCGAAAATGCCGTCAAAATTTCTGTTGATCATCATACAACTAAAGAAGATGAGGATACTAAATCACTTGGTCCAAATGGTATAAACCCCTTCTTGGAAGATAATATGAGCAAAGATGCTGACAAGGATTCTTCTCTGGATGTGATGAAGATTACTACAACGGCAAAAGCTACGAACATATCAGAAAAAGAATTCGACATTCAGAATTTTAAGGAATCGAACTCTGATGCTGAACAATCAGCACTGCAGGCTAATCAG ATACCTACTTTTGTAACAGCTTTCAACAGCCAAAACACAGTCTCGGCAGCTGATGGAACAAACAACAATGAACCAGGTAGCAACTTCTCTAACAATAGCAAGTCGGAATCTGGAGCTATTACTTGCGACTTCAACTTGACTGAGCTGGCTTTAAGTAGCAGCGTGGCGAAAAGTGACAAACACTTGCCTGAACAATCCCATAAATTAGAGGCCGTCTCCGGTCAAAAGGATGGGAGTTCTGACAGCTTTTCAGCTGCTACTCAAGTTCATTTTGCCAATAGTGTAGACTCCTGCAATAGCAGTATTCACGCCGACCCCCCAAATGTTGCTAATCTCGAGGAGAAGAACTCTGGTAGTATCCCCCTCGGTGTGCATGGTCATTTTGCAAATGGAGAGGCAAGTTTTGGACCTGCATCTGGTTTGATTTCTTACTCAGGGCATATAACACATTCGGGTAACATATCTCTTCGGTCAGATAGCAGCACAACCAGTGCCAGATCCTTCGCCTTCCCAGT CTTACAATCTGAATGGAACAGTAGTCCAGTAAGAATGGCGAAGGCAGAACGGAGACATTATAAGGGTTGGAGACAAAGCCTTCTCTGTTGTAAATTCTAa